GCATCGTGATGAGCACCTCGACCAAGCACGCCGAGGCTGCCCTGAAGTTCATCCGGTTCACCCAGAGCGAGGAGTTCCAGCTCGCCATGGCCGCCACCGGACAGATGCCGGTGGTCGAGGCCACGGGCACCAAGGCCGCCACCCAGTTCCCGTACCTGGCGCCGTTCGCCGAGCAGCTGAAGACCGCGAAGTCCCGGCTGAATATCCCGGAGGCCGCCAAGGTTGACACCATCTTGAACAATCACCTCACCGAGGCGTTCAAGGGGACGGCGACGGTCCAGGCAGCACTGACGGCTGCCGCTGCGGAGATCGACCCGCTGCTGGCCAAGTAGGGCCACAGCGATTCGGAGAGGAAAGTACATGACCAGACGTGAGGCGGCCCCGGCCGCCGGGGGCGCCTCACGCCAGGCCCTGACCCCATGGTTGTTCCTGGCACCGGGACTGGTGTTGTTCCTGGTGGCGATCATCTACCCGATCCTGAATGCGGCTCAGATGTCGCTGTACGACTGGAATGTCCTGTCGGCGGCCTCGTCGAAGTTCATCGGGTTCGACAACTACGTCCGCGCCTTCCACGACCCGATCTTCTGGACGGCGCTGGCCAACTCGGGGGCCTACATGGTCCTCACCGTCCCGCCCCAGATCATTCTGGGGCTGGGGCTGGCCCTGCTGCTGAAGGCGAAGTCCCCTGCTCAGCCGGTCTACCGGGTGCTGTTCTACCTGCCGGTGGTGACCAGTTGGGTGGTGGTCTCGCTGCTGTTCAAGTACCTGTTCGCCGATCAGGGCCTGATCAACTGGCTGATGGACCCGTCGATGGCCTCGCCGATCTCGTGGCTGTCCAGCCGCTGGGCCGCCATGATCGCGATCGCCGCCCTGGGCATCTGGAAGGGCATCGGCTGGTCGATGATGATCTTCCTGGCCGCCCTGCAAGGTATTCCGGCCGCGCTCGAAGAGGCTGCCACCATGGACGGCGCCAACCGCTGGCAGCGGTTCCGGGTGGTCAGCCTCCCGGCGATCTGGCCGGCCATGGCCTTCGTCCTGGTGATGCTGGTGATCGGCGGCTTCAACGTCTTCATCTCGGTGCTGCTGATGACCGGCGGTGGGCCGGCTCAAGCCACCGAGGTGGTGCTCACCTA
The nucleotide sequence above comes from Propionicimonas paludicola. Encoded proteins:
- a CDS encoding carbohydrate ABC transporter permease; protein product: MTRREAAPAAGGASRQALTPWLFLAPGLVLFLVAIIYPILNAAQMSLYDWNVLSAASSKFIGFDNYVRAFHDPIFWTALANSGAYMVLTVPPQIILGLGLALLLKAKSPAQPVYRVLFYLPVVTSWVVVSLLFKYLFADQGLINWLMDPSMASPISWLSSRWAAMIAIAALGIWKGIGWSMMIFLAALQGIPAALEEAATMDGANRWQRFRVVSLPAIWPAMAFVLVMLVIGGFNVFISVLLMTGGGPAQATEVVLTYLYSVAFGDLDFGYGSAIAVLLTLVVFVLAMIQLRVYRTDEEVSE